A single Xylella taiwanensis DNA region contains:
- the leuD gene encoding 3-isopropylmalate dehydratase small subunit: MKPFTQHTGLVCPLDRVNVDTDQIIPKQFLKSIKRTGFGPNLFDEWRYLDVGQPGQDNSRRPLNADFVLNFPRYAGASVLLARENFGCGSSREHAAWALDEYGFRVVIAPSFADIFFNNSFKNGLLPVVLNNVEVDALFAQCKVTESYTLTVDLAAQRVIDPDGMTYAFEIDTFRKHCLLNGLDDIGLTLQDAEAIRAFEGAHRMRQPWLFAPLR; the protein is encoded by the coding sequence ATGAAACCGTTTACCCAACACACCGGCTTGGTCTGTCCGCTCGATCGCGTTAATGTCGATACCGATCAGATTATTCCCAAGCAATTTTTAAAGTCGATCAAGCGCACCGGTTTCGGTCCTAATCTGTTCGACGAGTGGCGCTATTTGGATGTGGGTCAACCTGGACAAGACAATAGCAGGCGCCCCCTCAATGCTGATTTTGTGTTGAATTTCCCCCGTTATGCCGGGGCGAGCGTGTTATTGGCGCGCGAGAATTTTGGCTGTGGCTCCTCGCGTGAACATGCCGCGTGGGCGCTGGACGAATATGGCTTCCGTGTAGTGATCGCGCCGAGCTTTGCCGACATCTTTTTTAACAACAGCTTCAAGAATGGCTTGCTACCGGTCGTGTTGAATAACGTTGAGGTCGACGCACTGTTTGCGCAGTGCAAGGTGACCGAGAGTTACACACTGACGGTGGATTTAGCGGCACAGCGAGTGATTGACCCGGACGGCATGACCTACGCTTTCGAGATCGACACGTTCCGTAAGCATTGTTTGCTTAACGGCCTAGATGATATTGGGCTGACGTTACAGGATGCTGAGGCAATCCGTGCTTTCGAGGGTGCGCATCGTATGCGCCAACCGTGGTTGTTTGCACCGTTGCGCTGA